The genomic stretch GCCGCTGGACACCGCGATCGGTCTTCCCGACGTCCTGACCCGACGCATCGCCCGCAACACCCAGGTGGTGCTGGCCGAGGAGTCGAACATCGGTCGCGTCAACGACCCAGCCGGTGGCGCCTGGTTCGTCGAGTCCATGACCAAGCAGCTCTGCGAGAAGGCCTGGGAGCTGTTCGGTCAGCTCGATGAGAAGGGCATGGCGGCAGCCATCGTCGATGGCACCATCGCTGCCCAGCTCAAGGAGATCAACGAGGCCCGCGCCAAGCTGCTCGCCACCCGCAAGCTGCCACTGACGGGCGTCTCGATGTTCCCGAACCACCTCGAGAAGGCCCTCGAACGCACCCCGCGCCCCGAAGCCCCGAAGCTCGGCGGCATCCCGTTCGTGCGCGACAGCCAGGTCTTCGAGGATCTGCGGGACCGTTCCAAAGCCGCTAAGAAGACCCCAACAGTGCTGCTGGCCTGCCTCGGCACCCGGCGCGACTTCGGTGGCCGCGAGGGCTTCACCTCGAACCTGTACCACGTGGGTGGCATCAACACCGTGATCGCGGAGGGCACCGATCCGGAGGTGTTCGTCAAAGCCATGAAGGATGCGGACACCACCATCGCAATCCTGTGCTCCAGCGCGAAGGTCTACGCCGCCCACGGCCTGGCCGTCGCGAAGGCTCTCAAGGAGGCGGGCGCCCAGGAGGTGCGGGTCGCCGGGCAGCTGAAGGAACTCGGAGGCGACGAGGCCGAGGTGAACGCTGTGATTGACGGCAACGTCTTCGACGGAATGAACGTGGTGGAGCTGCTGACCTCCACCCTGGACAAGCTGGAGGCCTGAGCAATGACCACGATTCCCCGTTTCGGCTCGGTCGACCTGAACGGCGACGGTATCCCCACCGACGCCAAGACGCAGTTCGACGACCATTTCCACCAGGTCGGTCACTCCGCCGGCTGGCAGACCCCAGAGCACATCCTGGTGCCGCCGCTGTTCGGCAGCGGCGACCTGGAGGGCCTGGACTTCCTCGCCACCCGCCCCGGCATCGCCCCCTACCTGCGTGGCCCCTACGCGACGATGTACGTGAACCAGCCGTGGACGATCCGCCAGTACGCGGGTTTCTCCACCGCCGAGGAGTCGAACGCCTTCTACCGCCGCAACCTCGCTGCCGGCCAGAAGGGTCTGTCGATCGCCTTCGACCTGGCCACCCACCGCGGCTACGACTCCGACCACCCGCGCGTGGCCGGTGACGTCGGCATGGCCGGTGTGGCCGTCGACTCCATCCTGGACATGCGGCAGCTGTTCGACGGCATCCCGCTGGACCAGATGTCGGTGTCGATGACCATGAACGGCGCGGTGCTTCCGGTGTTGGCGCTTTATGTCGTCGCCGCTGAGGAGCAGGGCGTCAAGCCCGAACAGCTGGCCGGAACCATTCAGAACGACATTCTGAAGGAGTTCATGGTCCGCAACACCTACATCTACCCGCCGCAGCCGTCGATGAAGATCATCGCCGACATCTTCGCCTTCACCAGCGCGAACATGCCGCGGTTCAACTCCATCTCCATCTCCGGCTATCACATGCAGGAAGCCGGCGCGACCGCCGACATCGAGATGGCCTACACCCTGGCCGACGGCGTCGAGTACATCCGCGCCGGCGAGTCGGTGGGCCTGACGGTCGACGCGTTCGCTCCGCGGCTGTCGTTCTTCTGGGCGATCGGCATGAACTTCTTCATGGAGGTCGCGAAGATGCGCGCCGCCCGCATGCTGTGGGCACGTCTGGTGCGCGGCTTCAACCCGAAGAACCCGAAGTCGATGAGCCTGCGCACGCACTCGCAGACCTCCGGCTGGTCGCTGACCGCACAGGACGTCTACAACAACGTGGTGCGCACCTGCATCGAGGCCATGGCCGCGACCCAGGGCCACACGCAGTCGCTGCACACCAACGCTCTCGACGAGGCCATCGCGTTGCCGACGGACTTCTCCGCCCGCATCGCCCGCAACACCCAGCTGTTCATCCAGCAGGAGTCGAAGACCTGCCAGACGGTGGATCCGTGGGCCGGTTCGGCGTATGTGGAGAAGCTCACCGATCAGCTAGCCCGCAAAGGCTGGGAGCGCATCCAGGAGGTCGAGCAGGCCGGCGGCATGGCCAAGGCCATCGAGCAGGGCATCCCGAAGATGCGCATCGAGGAGGCCGCGGCCCGCACCCAGGCCCGTATCGACTCGGGCCGCCAGCCCGTGATCGGCGTCAACAAGTTCACCCTCGACCACGAGGACGAGCTGGAGGTGCTGAAGGTCGACAACCGCGCGGTCCGTGAGCAGCAGATCGCGAAGCTGGAGCGGCTGCGCGCCGAACGCGACGAGGCAGTCACCCAGCAGATGCTGGAGCGCGTCACCTGGGCGGCGGGGAACCCGGATCCGACGGACCCGGACCGCAACCTGCTGAAGGTCGCGATCGACGCGGCCCGCGCGAAGGCCTCCGTCGGCGAGATCTCCGACGCACTGGAGAAGGTCTACGGGCGCTACACCGCACAGATCCGTACCATTTCTGGTGTGTACAACAAGGAATCCGGTTCCTCCGAAGCGGTTGCAAAGGCCCGTAAGCTCGTCGAGGAGTTCGAGCAGGAAGAGGGACGTCGTCCCCGTATCCTGATCGCGAAGATGGGCCAGGACGGTCACGACCGCGGCCAGAAGGTCATCGCCACGGCCTACGCCGATCTCGGCATGGACGTCGACGTCGGCCCCCTGTTCCAGACCCCCGAGGAAGCCGCGCGGCAGGCCGTCGAGTCCGACGTGCACGTCGTGGGCGCCTCCTCCCTGGCGGCCGGTCACCTCACCCTGGTGCCCGAGCTGCGCAAGGAGCTGGACAAGCTGGGGCGGCAGGACATCATGGTCGTGGTCGGCGGCGTGATCCCGAGCCAGGACTTCCAGGAGCTGCGCGAGAACGGCGCGGACGCGATCTACCCGCCGGGCACCAACATCCCGGAGGCCGCGATCGACCTCCTCGAGGTCCTCAACAAGCGCCTCCACGGCGACAAGTGATCCCGTAACCAAGAGCGGTCCGTCCCTTTCCCGGGGCGGGCCGCTTCGCGTACTCACCGCATCATCCCCCGACCCGATTCCGCAGGAACAACCTCCTCGCTCAATCCTGGGGATACAGATCACGGATACGCAGTTTTTCAGTTCGTCGCGCGCTCGTAGCGGGTCGCCTGGATTCCCCGTGCCCCTCTCATGGCGACCCGGCCCGACCCTTGCAGACGACGCAGCGCAAACCGGAGCTGGCCTTAACCGGTTTCCCGCTTCAACTCGGTCATCGTCCTGGGCTGTGTGAGAGCCGCGAGCACTGCTGAACCGTGACGGGTGATTCCCTCTTTCCCGCCCTCCGCAGTTGCCGTCGCCGGGCCGGGGCCCGGCCGGCCAAGCTGTCCCTCGGAGACTCCCCACAGACCTCCCGGGTTCGTCACCACGAGCCGGTCAGTCATCAAGCGGATCTCGACGCGTTTTGAGCCCGTTATGGGGTCGAGGTTCCGATGAGCCAGGGCATTGGCGATTATCTCCCTGACAGCGCGCATCAGCAGTTCGGGCTGGTCGACGCCGTGACCTCGTTCGTCATATCCCATGGTGGATCGGGTGTTTCGTTCCACCCACTCCATGGTGTCGGCAAGCAGATCGGGAATCGAACCGACGAAGTGAACCAGGTCCCGGGTCCGTGCCCCACCGCTCCTGTCCGCGAGTTGCACGGCGGCGGTGACTCCCAGGCTCGGTGACCAGGACTGTGGCGCGTTTCCCAGCGCATACAGCCCAGCCAACTTCCCACGTAGGATCCGGGGCGACGCCGAGGAGCCGCTGCAGTTGCCCCAGCGCATCCTCGGCCACCTCCAGCCGGGGCAGGCAGGCGGCAAGAAGTCCGGGGCGCAGCAGGCCGCGATGGAACTCGAAGGCCCCTCCCGACCGGGCCAGGGCGGCGCGGGCCTCCTGGGTGACGGGCACCCCCGCGTCAAGCAGCATCCGGGCGATCGCGAGGGTGGTGGGAAGGTCTCTCATCGCTCCGGTGAGGCATTCCACCAGGGGCGATGGGGAAGCACCGCTCGGGTCGGGATCGGCACCGAGATCCAGCAGCGTCGCCACCACCTCGGGACGCCGCTCCCGGCAGGCAATGGCGAGCGGATTGCCATCCCCTTCCCTGTTGATGTCGGCCCCCAGCTCCACCAGTTCGCGAAGACGTGTGGTGGCACCGGCCACGATCGCCTCGTGGAATGCGCTGGTTGGTTGTTCGTGGCACCTGTCGAGGTCGGCGCCCCGGGTCTCCACCAGCCACCGGAAAACCTCCAGCGGGGTTTCGGGAACCATGTGGGCCTCGGTCCGGGAACCCCACAGGGTTGCATCGACGTTGCGTACCCGGAGAATCCGCTTCAGCTCCTCTGCGCTCCTGGTGCGGCACAGCACAACCCAGTCGTCGGGCAGCAGCGAGGGCTTGTGCCCCAACGTCGACCCCGGTTCGGGTGCGTGTCGGAGGATGCGCAGGTACAACGCGATGTCCTCCGGGATCTCGTCCGCGACCTCCTCGCCGCGACGATGGTCGTCCCAGTCCCGGAGTACCACCTTGACCCAGGCCGCCCGGCCACCGGCTCGTTCCATCCCCGGATGCACCGCCCCGGTGATCTTGAACTGCGCCATCGCCATGGCCATCATCCGGGTCGCCAGCTCCCGCAACCCAGCCTGCCCGGTCTCGTCAGCATTCAGCCAAGCCTGGATGTTCCCATCGGAACCCAGCCACACCTCCCGGGGAACACCGGATGCAGTGCCGGTTTCGTCCCGGAGCCCGGAGAGGTCGTCACCACCGCCATCGGTGTACCAGGCCTCCACGCGCCGCAACATCCCGATGCCCTCCGGACTCCCGAACGGCGAACGCGGATCGGTGATGTCGTGGTACCAGGCGGGCACCGTAGCGGCGAAGACCGGGTGGCTGGTGGTGGGCGACGGCACCCCGCCGGGAAGATCGAACCAGTGTGTGACGGCCATGCTTGAGCCTAGAGCTTGCGCAGTTATCCTCGACGCATGATGACCGGAGGCATCACGCCACGTCGCACGGGATTCTTCGATAGCCTCGACGCGAAGAGGCTTTGTGCTGATGGCGAGAAGATTCCCGGGGAAGGTCGTAACGATGCCGTCTCAAGCGACCCAGCCAGCCGTATAGTGGATTTGGTCGATTCACAAGAGGGGGAAAACTATCAATGGTTGTCGTCGGTCTCGTGCTCGCCGGAATCGCAGCGCTCATACACGTGTTCATCTTCTATCTCGAATCGATCGCATGGACGGGAGAACGCGCCCGAAAAATCTTCGGCACCGGGACCGTCGAGCGGGCCGAGGCGCAACAAGAACTCGCCTTCAACCAGGGTTTCTACAACCTTTTCCTGGCCGTCGTGACGGGCCTTGGCATCGTTGTCCACACCGCAGGGCAGCACGTGGTGGGTGAGACGTTGGTGTTCACGGGAGCCGGATCGATGGTGGCGGCCAGCCTCGTCCTTCTGCTGTCCAGCCCTGACAAGGCATCCGCCGCACTCAAGCAGGGTGTGATCCCAGCCCTCGGCGTGATCGCGCTGCTGATCGGCCTGATCACCTCCTGACGAGGATCGCGGACTTTCTCAACCGGTACAGGTAGATCAGGAGCACCACCAGCGACTCCGCAATGGGAAGAAGCCCATAGTGTCCCAGGTTCAGCTCGACACCAACCCCGGACATCAAGCGGACGACATCACCGAACACCGAGAGGGGCAGCCTGGCAAACCAGCCGAAGCCGGGCACATCCCCCAGCAGCAGGGCGAGGGCGGGCTGCACCACCGCCAGGGCCGGCATCAAACAGTTGATCAGCATCAGTTTCCCGGTGCGCAGCCCCGGCAGAGCGCGAATGAGATGCAGGAAGAGCCACATGCCGACGCAGTAGAGCCCCAGCATGGGAACCACCTGCGCCAAGGACATGCCGCCAGAGAAGGGCACCACGCAGAGCATGGCCGCGACCACCAGCCCCGCCGGCACCAGTACCACCGCCCAGATCTGCTGGTCGGTGAGCCCTCTCCTGGGCCTTCGCGGGGATGTGGCGAGCCACCGACCATAGCCACCGGTCAGCAGGCAGCTCAGCAGCGGGGCCGTCACCTGGTCCAGACCGAATTCGCCCGGATTGCCGAACCAGCCGTCTTCCGTGACGTTCACGAGCCCCAACGCCATCTGCCATCCGCTGGTCGCAAACCCCGCCAGCAGGGCCAGCACCTGCAGCGACCCCACCGTCGCCCACCGGAATCCCGGGAGACGCTGAAAACGTCGCGCCAATACCAGCGTGACTGTCATCCCGAACGCATAGAAGACCAGCGGCAGCAGCGCCTGCGGGGTGAACAACACCCGCGGATCCCATCCGTCCACGGCTTCCCGGCCCGCCGGTTCCCTCGGCTCGACGTCCCACCACGCGACGAGTTCCGGCACCATGGGCACCCACCGCCACAGCTGCCACGTCACGGCGCAGCCCATCAGGATCCACACCAGCCGACGAACTTCGCGCTGGCGAAGCGTTCTGCCCATCACACCTCTGGAAGCTCTGCCCAATCGAGGAAGATGTCCAGGGCCTCGGTGAGGCTTTTGGGGCCGCAGAATGCCTCGAATCGACGCCGCACAACCGTTTCGCCGGTGTCCACGGCTCGGGCGTAGATCCAGTCGTCATTGAGGCGCTCCACGACGAAGTCCTCGAACGGGGCGTGCTCCAGGTCGGTTCCCGTCAGATCCACCTCGACCTTCCAGCCCGGATTGTCGAGAGTTTCCACCGTGATCCCGCGGTCGCTTTCCCAGGTCCCGTCGCACTGTGCCATGTACCAGTCCTGAACACGTTCCAGAGCGTTCACGATTCTTCCCCCACACGGTCCGGGACATCCCGGTGCGCTCCCGCCCCCATCACAATGACCTGCATGCCGCCCCCGCGCCTCCTTCGCCCCGCTCACCCGGCGGGGTCGTCCGTTTCATATTCATGTTGTGTTTCCTGCTCAGCTGAAACCGGCCATAGTTTCACAGACCTTCCCCCGGGATGGGAAAAATCGACAGACTCCATTGAGAGGTTCGGCAATCGGTCCTACAGCTCACCGAAGGGTACCGGTCTTCGGCAGCTCCGGGCGGACCGGGTGCCGGTTAATGGGCGGTGAGGTACTGCTCCGCCAGGGCTTGCCGGACTGCTGGGATTGCCTCGGCTGCGATCTCCTCCACCGGGACCTCCAGCAACCGGGCGACGGCGGCGATGGTCTGCCCGACGGTGAGGTCGCCGTCGAGGGCTCCCAGCACCGCGCCTGTGACGGTGCTCAGGCGCATTCCGCGCAGCAGACCGGTGCGTTGCCGCAGCACCAGGTGTTCGGGGTCGGCGGCCCCAGGCTGGCCGGTGGTCTCCGCGACCACTCCGGTCAGGCGCGGGGTCAGCGACAGCAGGTCGGCGGTATCGAGGCGGGCGGCGTCGACGGCACGGGCGTGGGCGGCGAACACCTCCCCGACCGGCTGGGCGACGGCGTGCGGCCACGACTCGCACCGGATCTCAGGAATCTCGCGGCCCGCATTGGTGAGCAGGATCCAGCCCATGCCGACCTCGTCGATGCCGATGTGGTCGAAGTAGGCCAGCCATTCGCGGTAGGTAGGTTCCCATTCGGGACGTCCCGTCAGGCCCGCGTCGGTCAGCCACATCTCGATGTAGGCGAACCGGTCGAGGCGTTCGCGTTCGATGGCGAACAGATCACAGCCGGAGCCCTTGACCCACGAGGCGAGCCGTTCCTCCCACGGCTCCTGGGTGACGGCCCAGTTCGTCAGCAGCTGAAGGCTGCCTCCCGGCGTCAGGTGGGCGGGGGCGTCGCGGACGACGGCCTCCACCAGGCCGTCGGCGGTGAAGGTGGATTCGCGGTAGGTGAGGCGTTGACCGCCGGGTGGGCTCATCACGTAGGGCGGGTTGGAGACGATCAGGTCGAACCGCTCCCCCGCGACCGGTTCGTACAGCGACCCTTCCCGGAAGTCGACATCCATGCCGCTCAGCGCCGCACCGAGGCGTGCGAGCCGCAGGGCGCGCGGGTTGAGGTCGGTGGCGACCACCCGGTCGGCGTGGCGGGACAGGTGGTAGCTCTGCACCCCGCATCCTGTACCGAGGTCGAGGGCTTGCCCAACGTGGCCGCGCATAGTGATCTCCGCGAGAGTCAGGGATGCGGGTGAGGCCCCCAGCACGTAGTCGGGCCGGGTCGGTTCCACGATCCCGTCGAGCCCGGGGGTGAGGTCGCTGACCAGCCACCCGGAGGCGCCGTCGTCGGGTGAGGCGTAGGGCCGCAGTTCGACCACGGCCCGCGCGGACCCCCCATCCACGGCGATGATCCCCTGCGCCACCACGTCGAGGAAACACCCACCAAAGGCGCGTTCCGCGACCCCAGAGGGCACCTGCTGCCTCAGCAGGAACATCCGGATCAGTGTCGCGAGGGGGTCGTCCGCCCCGGTCAGGGCGACGTCGGCGGGTAGGGTGCAGTTGCGGTGCAACCCGGCCTGCCCAGCCTCCCCGATGCGTTCCAGCACGGAATCGGTGGTGTAGTCGATCTCGATCAGCCGGTCGCGCAGCCGGGAAATGTCCATGCCGACACCATAGAACCCCCACATGGGTGTTCGTGGCATTCGCGGACCACAGGAAACAGCCCAGGGTTTCCCCGGTCGCGCAGTTTCCGGACGCGGAACGAGACGTTTCCGCGTCGCGTGGCCCAGGTCATGAGCCGTGCGAATCAGTGGGCCGTCGCGAGGATCTTGCCGGCGCGGTTGATCACGACGATCTCCACTTCCACCGGCACCTCGCCGAGGACCGCCAGTGCCTCGGTGCGCGCCGAGTCGGCGATCAGCTGCGGCAGGTCAATGCCGTCCTCGCCGGCAAGGGTGACGGCGTGGGCGACGGTGGCGACCTCCCCGATCGCATCGGCCAGTTCCGGTGACGCGCCGGCTCCCTCCGCCAGGTGGCGCAGGTGACCGGGTTGGATGCGGGTGCGATGGGAGTGCAGATCGAGGTAGCCCGCCGCCAGTTTGGAGAGTTTCGCAACCCCCCCGACGATCGTGAGCTTGGGCAGTGGATGCTTGCGCAGGTATTTCAGGACGGCGCCGACGAAGTCGCCCATATCGAGCAGTTCGATGCCCGGATACAGCTCCTCGGCGACCCGTTCCGACGTCGATCCGGTGCAGGCGGCTGCGTGCGTCGCGCCGGTTGCGATGGCGACGTCGATGCCGCGATGGATCGACGCGATCCACGCCGAGCACGAGTAGGGCACGACGACACCGGTGGTGCCGAGGACACTTAACCCCCCGATCACACCGATGCGCGAGTTCCAGGTCTTCTCGGCAATGCGCGCGCCGTCATCGATCGAGACGGTCACGCGCACGTCGGGTGCGACCCCGAGGCGCTCTGCCGCGGCGGTGATGTTGGTGGTGATGTATTCGCGGGGTTTCGGGTTGATGGCCGGCTCCCCCACCGGCAGCGGCAGTCCCGGCAGAGTGACGGTACCGATGCCCTCACCGCCCGCGAAGCTCACGCCACCACCGGATTCGCCGGGTTCAACGACCACCCGCACGATCGCGCCATGGGTGACGTCGGGGTCGTCGCCGGCGTCCTTCGTGATCGCCGCCATCGCCTGCCTGGGCTGCAGCCGCGACTGGGTCAGGGCGAACGTGACCTCGCGACCGCCGGGCAGAACGATCCCGACCGGGTCGGGAAACTCGCCCGTGTGAAGAGCGATGAAGGCGCTGGTGGCGGCCGCGCAGGCGCAGGCCCCCGTCGTCCAGCCGGGTCTCAGCTTCGACGACTCCAGCTGCGCCTTCCGGCCGCGGGGGCGCAGCGCGTCCCGCCCCTCCGCTGCCAGGGTGGGATCGGCGTCAGCGGTCATTCGTGGTCTCGGCTCGACTGGCCATCGCGTTCATCGCGGCGACCGCCATCGCGGAGCCGCCACGGCGACCGAGAACCGTGATGTACTCGACACCGCTGTCGTCGGCGACCAGCGCGTCCTTCGATTCCGCGGCGCCCACGAAACCGACGGGGATTCCGACGATCGCCGCGGGCCTGGCGCCGGTCTCGTGCATCACCTCGAGCACCCGGAACAGCGCGGTCGGAGCATTACCCATGGCGATGACCGCGCCGTCGAGCAGGCCGTCCTCCTGCCACAGGTCGACGGCGGCGGCGGCTTTGGTGCAGTCCTTCGCCTCCGCGATCGCGGGGAGGCGGGGGTCCTTGATGTGGCAGATGATCCGGGTGTGTTCGGGCAGGCGGCTTCGGATGATGCCGGTCGCGACCATCGACGAGTCGCACAGGATCGGCGCCCCGGCCTCGAGGGCCGCGAGAGTGGCGGCGGCGACCCCCGGAGTGAAGGCGATCAGGTCGGCGATGGCCGGATCGGCCGCGGCATGGATCATCCGCACCACCACGGGCTCGATGTAGTCGGGGAAACGCCCCAGATTCGACTCCTCCCGGATGATCTCGAACGAGCGGGCGTAGATCGGGCTACCGGTCCTGATGTAGTCATGGCTCACACCTCAAGACTAGAGCAGCCGTCACCGCCCTCTGGGCAGCCAGCCCGCCCCGTCCGGGGCGCATCCCGATCAAACCGGAGGGGGGACTCGGCGCCAGAAATGCCTGGGCTAGGCTGTCTGGCGAAAGTTGACCATTCAGCTTGCCGACAACGACGAAGTCCGGCGCACATCCAGTAGCGGTGTCACCACTGTTGACCGCATCGCACACGGGAGCCAGACCCTTCGGG from Arachnia propionica encodes the following:
- a CDS encoding methyltransferase, which codes for MDISRLRDRLIEIDYTTDSVLERIGEAGQAGLHRNCTLPADVALTGADDPLATLIRMFLLRQQVPSGVAERAFGGCFLDVVAQGIIAVDGGSARAVVELRPYASPDDGASGWLVSDLTPGLDGIVEPTRPDYVLGASPASLTLAEITMRGHVGQALDLGTGCGVQSYHLSRHADRVVATDLNPRALRLARLGAALSGMDVDFREGSLYEPVAGERFDLIVSNPPYVMSPPGGQRLTYRESTFTADGLVEAVVRDAPAHLTPGGSLQLLTNWAVTQEPWEERLASWVKGSGCDLFAIERERLDRFAYIEMWLTDAGLTGRPEWEPTYREWLAYFDHIGIDEVGMGWILLTNAGREIPEIRCESWPHAVAQPVGEVFAAHARAVDAARLDTADLLSLTPRLTGVVAETTGQPGAADPEHLVLRQRTGLLRGMRLSTVTGAVLGALDGDLTVGQTIAAVARLLEVPVEEIAAEAIPAVRQALAEQYLTAH
- a CDS encoding precorrin-8X methylmutase, translating into MSHDYIRTGSPIYARSFEIIREESNLGRFPDYIEPVVVRMIHAAADPAIADLIAFTPGVAAATLAALEAGAPILCDSSMVATGIIRSRLPEHTRIICHIKDPRLPAIAEAKDCTKAAAAVDLWQEDGLLDGAVIAMGNAPTALFRVLEVMHETGARPAAIVGIPVGFVGAAESKDALVADDSGVEYITVLGRRGGSAMAVAAMNAMASRAETTNDR
- a CDS encoding DUF1304 domain-containing protein, translated to MVVVGLVLAGIAALIHVFIFYLESIAWTGERARKIFGTGTVERAEAQQELAFNQGFYNLFLAVVTGLGIVVHTAGQHVVGETLVFTGAGSMVAASLVLLLSSPDKASAALKQGVIPALGVIALLIGLITS
- a CDS encoding immunity 53 family protein → MNALERVQDWYMAQCDGTWESDRGITVETLDNPGWKVEVDLTGTDLEHAPFEDFVVERLNDDWIYARAVDTGETVVRRRFEAFCGPKSLTEALDIFLDWAELPEV
- a CDS encoding ankyrin repeat domain-containing protein, whose amino-acid sequence is MAVTHWFDLPGGVPSPTTSHPVFAATVPAWYHDITDPRSPFGSPEGIGMLRRVEAWYTDGGGDDLSGLRDETGTASGVPREVWLGSDGNIQAWLNADETGQAGLRELATRMMAMAMAQFKITGAVHPGMERAGGRAAWVKVVLRDWDDHRRGEEVADEIPEDIALYLRILRHAPEPGSTLGHKPSLLPDDWVVLCRTRSAEELKRILRVRNVDATLWGSRTEAHMVPETPLEVFRWLVETRGADLDRCHEQPTSAFHEAIVAGATTRLRELVELGADINREGDGNPLAIACRERRPEVVATLLDLGADPDPSGASPSPLVECLTGAMRDLPTTLAIARMLLDAGVPVTQEARAALARSGGAFEFHRGLLRPGLLAACLPRLEVAEDALGQLQRLLGVAPDPTWEVGWAVCAGKRATVLVTEPGSHRRRATRGQERWGTDPGPGSLRRFDSRSACRHHGVGGTKHPIHHGI
- a CDS encoding cobalt-precorrin-5B (C(1))-methyltransferase; protein product: MTADADPTLAAEGRDALRPRGRKAQLESSKLRPGWTTGACACAAATSAFIALHTGEFPDPVGIVLPGGREVTFALTQSRLQPRQAMAAITKDAGDDPDVTHGAIVRVVVEPGESGGGVSFAGGEGIGTVTLPGLPLPVGEPAINPKPREYITTNITAAAERLGVAPDVRVTVSIDDGARIAEKTWNSRIGVIGGLSVLGTTGVVVPYSCSAWIASIHRGIDVAIATGATHAAACTGSTSERVAEELYPGIELLDMGDFVGAVLKYLRKHPLPKLTIVGGVAKLSKLAAGYLDLHSHRTRIQPGHLRHLAEGAGASPELADAIGEVATVAHAVTLAGEDGIDLPQLIADSARTEALAVLGEVPVEVEIVVINRAGKILATAH
- the scpA gene encoding methylmalonyl-CoA mutase is translated as MTTIPRFGSVDLNGDGIPTDAKTQFDDHFHQVGHSAGWQTPEHILVPPLFGSGDLEGLDFLATRPGIAPYLRGPYATMYVNQPWTIRQYAGFSTAEESNAFYRRNLAAGQKGLSIAFDLATHRGYDSDHPRVAGDVGMAGVAVDSILDMRQLFDGIPLDQMSVSMTMNGAVLPVLALYVVAAEEQGVKPEQLAGTIQNDILKEFMVRNTYIYPPQPSMKIIADIFAFTSANMPRFNSISISGYHMQEAGATADIEMAYTLADGVEYIRAGESVGLTVDAFAPRLSFFWAIGMNFFMEVAKMRAARMLWARLVRGFNPKNPKSMSLRTHSQTSGWSLTAQDVYNNVVRTCIEAMAATQGHTQSLHTNALDEAIALPTDFSARIARNTQLFIQQESKTCQTVDPWAGSAYVEKLTDQLARKGWERIQEVEQAGGMAKAIEQGIPKMRIEEAAARTQARIDSGRQPVIGVNKFTLDHEDELEVLKVDNRAVREQQIAKLERLRAERDEAVTQQMLERVTWAAGNPDPTDPDRNLLKVAIDAARAKASVGEISDALEKVYGRYTAQIRTISGVYNKESGSSEAVAKARKLVEEFEQEEGRRPRILIAKMGQDGHDRGQKVIATAYADLGMDVDVGPLFQTPEEAARQAVESDVHVVGASSLAAGHLTLVPELRKELDKLGRQDIMVVVGGVIPSQDFQELRENGADAIYPPGTNIPEAAIDLLEVLNKRLHGDK